One window of Nymphaea colorata isolate Beijing-Zhang1983 chromosome 1, ASM883128v2, whole genome shotgun sequence genomic DNA carries:
- the LOC116245752 gene encoding zinc finger protein GAI-ASSOCIATED FACTOR 1-like: MSNLTSASGEASVSTGNAGDKGNLYQSFGSTNPAPVKKKRNLPGNPDPDAEVIALSPKTLLATNRFVCEICNKGFQRDQNLQLHRRGHNLPWKLKQRTSKEVKKKVYICPEPSCVHHDPSRALGDLTGIKKHFCRKHGEKKWKCEKCSKKYAVQSDWKAHSKTCGTREYRCDCGTLFSRRDSFITHRAFCDALAEESAKATPVPMNTLLSNQATASTTIGHGPAGLPLVGPSSSSALQTQFPLDLQSSGLTLKRDDQDLSVRPDVPLWLAAGESSSMSQQEMPSTLFPARLSHEYASPHAQLSQEPRVPSNTVQMSATALLQKAAQMGATVSKPSSTLRAPIHISTAMPPANSGFGLGLDSWQETPGSSAAVSRSPTVEAPSVQEMMNSLPGPGFGPFEEAFGGMLGSRREEEGRNDGFTRDFLGVGEPSGVSGFRGLSHKDILSIASMGQYINPPFDGSAVATSDPCLENGSASTAHFANRRPW; the protein is encoded by the exons atgtcaaatttaACTTCAGCTTCTGGTGAGGCCAGTGTTTCCACAGGCAACGCAGGTGACAAAGGAAACTTGTACCAGTCCTTTGGTTCGACAAATCCAGCTCcagtgaagaagaagagaaacctCCCAGGCAATCCAG ACCCAGATGCAGAAGTGATAGCTCTATCGCCCAAGACCCTCCTGGCCACAAACCGATTTGTGTGCGAGATTTGCAACAAGGGATTTCAAAGGGATCAAAACCTTCAGCTCCACAGAAGAGGGCATAATCTCCCATGGAAGCTCAAGCAAAGGACAAGCAAAGAGGTAAAAAAGAAGGTTTACATATGCCCAGAGCCTTCATGTGTTCACCATGACCCTTCAAGGGCACTTGGGGACCTCACAGGCATCAAGAAACACTTCTGCAGGAAGCATGGCGAGAAAAAGTGGAAATGTGAGAAGTGCTCAAAGAAGTATGCAGTCCAGTCTGACTGGAAGGCTCACTCCAAAACTTGTGGCACTAGGGAGTACAGATGTGATTGTGGAACCCTCTTCTCAAG GAGGGACAGTTTCATCACCCACAGAGCCTTTTGTGATGCATTAGCAGAAGAGAGTGCAAAGGCGACACCAGTGCCAATGAATACGCTCCTATCAAACCAGGCCACGGCCTCCACCACAATAGGACATGGACCTGCAGGTCTGCCTCTTGTAGGGCCATCCTCATCATCCGCACTGCAAACTCAATTCCCGCTTGACCTCCAATCGTCGGGACTAACCCTAAAGAGAGATGATCAGGACCTCAGCGTCAGACCAGATGTTCCTTTGTGGTTAGCAGCAGGAGAATCATCTAGCATGAGCCAGCAGGAGATGCCTTCTACGCTATTCCCGGCACGCTTGAGCCACGAGTACGCTAGTCCCCATGCTCAACTCAGTCAAGAGCCTAGGGTCCCATCTAACACTGTGCAGATGTCAGCTACTGCATTATTGCAGAAGGCAGCTCAGATGGGTGCAACAGTGAGCAAGCCTTCATCGACTCTACGAGCCCCTATCCACATCTCCACTGCAATGCCGCCCGCTAATTCTGGTTTCGGATTGGGACTCGATTCTTGGCAAGAAACTCCAGGATCTTCAGCTGCTGTGAGTCGCAGCCCTACTGTAGAAGCACCAAGCGTGCAGGAGATGATGAATTCATTACCGGGCCCTGGCTTTGGGCCCTTTGAGGAGGCATTCGGTGGGATGCTGGGTtcaagaagggaagaagaaggaagaaatgaTGGGTTCACAAGGGATTTCTTGGGTGTCGGTGAGCCTTCCGGGGTTTCTGGTTTTAGGGGTCTTTCACATAAGGATATACTGAGCATCGCTAGTATGGGTCAGTATATTAACCCTCCGTTTGATGGAAGTGCAGTGGCAACGAGCGACCCATGTCTGGAAAATGGCAGCGCATCCACTGCCCACTTCGCCAATCGAAGACCATGGTAA